The following are encoded in a window of Pseudomonas multiresinivorans genomic DNA:
- a CDS encoding alginate O-acetyltransferase, producing MKRMTVNFLRLSGLTAGLLLAHHTLAADAPSYTAQPAAGLCPTASNDAAYNTKYLGFFTHLVPAQEDWLFRTTYDLRTDFGTSAEGWRELKQLRDELKRKGIDLVVVYQPTRGLVNREKLNPQEKASFNYDLAKQNYQAAIAQFRKAGIYTPDFSPLFDEKQEHPYYFKGDHHWTPYGAMRSAKIVADTLKEIPAYNDIPKKEFESKRVGLLSKLGTFHKAAAQLCGSSYAPQYVDRFETEPVGDSGGGDLFGEGGDAQVALVGTSNSGPAYNFAGFLEQYGKVDILNNAVSGGGFDSSLLAYMTSKEFHDKPPKILIWEFATHYDMAQKSFYRQAMPLVDNGCADGKPAISRKVKLHAGSNEVLLNSGALPIRSGSYTADVTYSDPGVHELKNTIWYMNGRREQLKIEQSKAVDTGGRYVFELRNDEDWSNQQFLSLEIEAPDDMPAGLEVEAKLCQTPKAKSADVAAN from the coding sequence ATGAAACGTATGACCGTCAATTTCCTGCGCCTGTCGGGCCTCACCGCCGGCCTGCTGCTCGCCCACCACACCCTGGCCGCCGACGCACCGAGCTACACCGCTCAACCGGCCGCAGGCCTGTGCCCCACCGCATCCAACGACGCGGCGTACAACACCAAGTACCTGGGCTTCTTCACCCACCTGGTACCGGCCCAGGAAGACTGGCTGTTCCGCACCACCTACGACCTGCGCACCGACTTCGGCACCAGCGCCGAAGGCTGGCGCGAGCTCAAGCAGCTGCGCGACGAACTCAAGCGCAAGGGAATCGATCTCGTCGTGGTCTACCAGCCCACCCGTGGCCTGGTGAACCGCGAGAAGCTCAACCCGCAGGAGAAGGCCAGCTTCAACTACGACCTGGCCAAGCAGAACTACCAGGCGGCCATCGCCCAGTTCCGCAAGGCCGGCATCTACACCCCGGACTTCTCGCCGCTGTTCGACGAGAAGCAGGAGCATCCGTACTACTTCAAGGGTGACCACCACTGGACGCCGTACGGCGCGATGCGCAGCGCGAAGATCGTCGCCGACACCCTGAAGGAAATCCCCGCCTACAACGACATTCCCAAGAAGGAATTCGAGAGCAAGCGCGTGGGCCTGCTGTCCAAGCTCGGCACCTTCCACAAGGCTGCCGCGCAGCTGTGCGGCAGCAGCTACGCCCCACAGTACGTCGACCGCTTCGAGACCGAGCCGGTGGGCGATTCGGGCGGCGGTGACCTGTTCGGTGAAGGCGGCGATGCCCAGGTTGCGCTGGTGGGTACGTCCAACAGCGGCCCTGCCTACAACTTCGCCGGCTTCCTGGAGCAGTACGGCAAGGTCGACATCCTCAACAACGCCGTGTCTGGCGGCGGCTTCGACAGCTCCCTGCTGGCCTACATGACCAGCAAGGAATTCCACGACAAGCCGCCGAAGATCCTCATCTGGGAATTCGCCACCCACTACGACATGGCGCAGAAGAGCTTCTACCGCCAGGCCATGCCGCTGGTGGACAACGGCTGCGCCGACGGCAAGCCGGCCATCAGCCGCAAGGTCAAGCTGCACGCGGGCAGCAACGAGGTGCTACTCAACAGCGGCGCCCTGCCGATCCGCTCGGGCAGCTACACCGCCGACGTCACCTACTCCGACCCCGGTGTGCACGAACTCAAGAACACCATCTGGTACATGAACGGTCGTCGCGAGCAGCTGAAGATCGAGCAGTCCAAGGCCGTGGATACCGGCGGACGCTACGTCTTCGAACTGCGCAACGACGAAGACTGGTCGAACCAGCAGTTCCTCTCCCTGGAGATCGAGGCGCCGGACGACATGCCGGCGGGCCTGGAAGTCGAGGCCAAGCTCTGTCAGACGCCCAAAGCCAAGTCGGCCGACGTGGCCGCCAACTGA
- the algG gene encoding mannuronan 5-epimerase AlgG, translating into MNRHPLHALPLTALLLGGLLSAGAPVWAAQPAAKAESSAKAAAKGSEEKTAEEHPGAEPGKTQTLKESGNYTVTAAPSEPLHLEPPKLPDLTGYTAEAVEKKIERNKRGQAHIERMVQQQPLKEFTGGKNRLAEWVKRQRQMPQAIFIDGGYVNLAELAGKLPKTALEQVEPGVYIARLPIVVSQGSTLEIDRKVKELRLSQDRGAFLVNDGKLFVRDTKVTAWNEAKKEPAWYKTPNEFRPFLISWGGAEAYLVNSHFTSFGYNASKAYGISISQYSPGMDKTMKRPRPKGWVIGSTFEDAWYGFYCYEADDLVVRGNTYKNNIVYGIDPHDRSHRLVIAENTVYGTKKKHGIIVSREVNDSWIIHNKTYDNHLSGIVLDRNSERNLVAYNEVYRNHSDGITLYESGDNLIYGNQVLANLRHGIRIRNSVNIRLYENLAAGNKLIGVYGHIKDLTDTDRNIDLDPFDTKVSLIVVGGKLAGNGSGPLSVDSPLSLELYKVAMLGPTKSSGISFNGVLGEKQDQILDLLVRQQRAVLIDPVESQAELQN; encoded by the coding sequence ATGAACCGCCACCCGTTACACGCCCTGCCGCTGACCGCGCTGCTGCTCGGCGGCCTGCTCAGCGCCGGCGCACCGGTCTGGGCGGCGCAGCCCGCGGCCAAGGCCGAGAGCAGTGCCAAGGCCGCCGCGAAAGGCAGCGAAGAGAAAACCGCCGAGGAGCATCCTGGCGCCGAGCCCGGCAAGACCCAGACGCTGAAGGAGTCCGGCAACTACACCGTGACCGCCGCGCCCAGCGAGCCGCTGCACCTGGAGCCGCCCAAGCTGCCCGACCTCACCGGCTACACCGCCGAGGCAGTGGAGAAGAAGATCGAGCGCAACAAGCGCGGCCAGGCCCACATCGAACGCATGGTCCAGCAGCAGCCGCTGAAGGAATTCACCGGCGGCAAGAACCGTCTCGCCGAGTGGGTGAAGCGCCAGCGCCAGATGCCCCAGGCGATCTTCATCGACGGTGGCTACGTCAACCTCGCGGAGCTGGCCGGCAAACTGCCGAAGACCGCCCTGGAACAGGTCGAGCCGGGCGTCTACATCGCCCGCCTGCCCATCGTCGTCAGCCAGGGCTCGACCCTGGAGATCGACAGAAAGGTCAAGGAACTGCGCCTGTCCCAGGACCGCGGCGCGTTCCTGGTCAACGACGGCAAGCTGTTCGTGCGCGACACCAAGGTCACTGCCTGGAACGAAGCGAAGAAAGAGCCGGCCTGGTACAAGACCCCCAACGAGTTCCGCCCCTTCCTGATCTCCTGGGGCGGCGCCGAGGCCTACCTGGTGAACAGCCATTTCACCAGCTTCGGTTACAACGCCTCCAAGGCCTACGGCATCTCCATCTCGCAGTACAGCCCGGGCATGGACAAGACCATGAAGCGCCCGCGCCCCAAAGGCTGGGTGATCGGCTCGACCTTCGAGGACGCCTGGTACGGCTTCTACTGCTACGAGGCGGACGATCTGGTGGTGCGCGGCAACACCTACAAGAACAACATCGTCTACGGCATCGACCCGCATGACCGCTCGCACCGTCTGGTCATCGCCGAGAACACCGTCTACGGGACGAAGAAGAAGCACGGCATCATCGTCTCCCGTGAGGTCAACGACAGCTGGATCATCCACAACAAGACCTACGACAACCACCTCTCCGGGATCGTCCTCGACCGTAATTCCGAGCGCAACCTGGTGGCCTACAACGAGGTGTACCGCAACCACTCCGACGGCATCACGCTCTACGAGTCGGGCGACAACCTCATCTACGGCAACCAGGTGCTGGCCAACCTGCGCCACGGCATCCGCATCCGCAACAGCGTGAACATCCGCCTGTACGAAAACCTCGCGGCCGGCAACAAGCTCATCGGCGTCTACGGCCACATCAAGGACCTGACCGACACCGACCGCAACATCGACCTCGACCCCTTCGACACCAAGGTCTCGCTGATCGTGGTCGGCGGCAAGCTGGCCGGCAATGGCTCGGGCCCGCTGTCGGTGGATTCGCCGCTGTCGCTGGAGCTCTACAAGGTGGCCATGCTCGGCCCGACCAAATCTTCCGGCATCAGCTTCAACGGCGTGCTCGGCGAGAAGCAGGACCAGATCCTGGACCTGCTGGTGCGCCAGCAACGCGCGGTGCTGATCGACCCCGTCGAAAGCCAGGCCGAACTGCAGAACTGA
- a CDS encoding MBOAT family O-acyltransferase, with the protein MVFSSNVFLFLFLPVFLGLYYLSGNRYRNLLLLVASYIFYAWWRVDFLLLFAGVTVFNYWIGLRIGAAGVRTKAAQRWLLLGVVVDLCVLGYFKYANFGVDSLNEIITSFGMQPFVLTHILLPIGISFYTFESISYIIDVYRGDTPATHNLIDFAAFVAIFPHLIAGPVLRFKDLVDQFNHRTHTVDKFAEGCTRFMQGFVKKVFIADTLAAVADHCFALQNPTTGDAWLGALAYTAQLYFDFSGYSDMAIGLGLMMGFRFMENFNQPYISQSITEFWRRWHISLSTWLRDYLYISLGGNRGTTFQTYRNLILTMLLGGLWHGANVTYIIWGAWHGVWLAVERALGVNAAPRVLNPLKWAFTFLLVIVGWVIFRAENLHVAWRMYEAMFSFGDWKLSELNRASLTGLQVGTLVIAYLVLAFFGIRQFYNQPMQDKAPKAAAKTEQVDADGPASAQPRTPAMARQDPAAIAYSPSGAAVYQPHWMTQLPVLATRLALLLLFAASVLKLSAQSYSPFLYFQF; encoded by the coding sequence ATGGTCTTTTCTTCCAACGTGTTCCTGTTCCTGTTCCTGCCGGTCTTCCTCGGCTTGTACTACCTGAGCGGGAACCGCTACCGGAACCTCCTGCTGCTGGTCGCCAGCTACATCTTCTACGCCTGGTGGCGGGTGGACTTCCTCCTGCTGTTCGCTGGCGTCACGGTGTTCAACTACTGGATCGGCCTGCGTATCGGGGCCGCCGGCGTACGCACCAAAGCCGCCCAGCGCTGGCTGCTGCTCGGCGTGGTGGTCGACCTCTGCGTGCTGGGCTACTTCAAGTACGCCAACTTCGGCGTGGACAGCCTCAACGAGATCATCACCTCGTTCGGCATGCAGCCCTTCGTGCTGACCCACATCCTGCTGCCCATCGGCATCAGCTTCTACACCTTCGAATCGATCAGCTACATCATCGACGTGTACCGCGGCGACACCCCGGCCACGCACAACCTGATCGACTTCGCGGCCTTCGTGGCGATCTTCCCGCACCTGATCGCCGGCCCCGTGCTGCGCTTCAAGGACCTGGTCGACCAGTTCAACCACCGCACCCACACCGTCGACAAGTTCGCCGAAGGCTGCACCCGCTTCATGCAGGGCTTCGTCAAGAAGGTGTTCATCGCCGACACCCTGGCCGCGGTGGCCGACCACTGCTTCGCGCTACAGAACCCCACCACGGGCGACGCCTGGCTCGGCGCGCTGGCCTACACCGCGCAGCTGTACTTCGACTTCTCCGGCTACAGCGACATGGCCATCGGCCTGGGCCTGATGATGGGCTTCCGCTTCATGGAGAACTTCAACCAGCCCTACATCAGCCAGTCGATCACCGAGTTCTGGCGGCGCTGGCACATCAGCCTGTCCACCTGGCTGCGCGACTACCTGTACATCAGCCTGGGCGGCAACCGCGGCACCACCTTCCAGACCTACCGCAACCTGATCCTCACCATGCTGCTGGGCGGCCTGTGGCACGGCGCCAACGTCACCTACATCATCTGGGGCGCCTGGCACGGCGTGTGGCTGGCCGTCGAGCGCGCCCTGGGCGTGAACGCCGCGCCGCGTGTGCTCAACCCGCTGAAGTGGGCCTTCACCTTCCTGCTGGTGATCGTCGGCTGGGTGATCTTCCGCGCCGAGAACCTGCACGTGGCCTGGCGCATGTACGAAGCCATGTTCAGCTTCGGCGACTGGAAGCTCTCCGAGCTCAACCGCGCCAGCCTCACCGGCCTGCAGGTCGGCACCCTGGTGATCGCCTACCTCGTGCTGGCCTTCTTCGGCATCCGCCAGTTCTACAACCAGCCGATGCAGGACAAGGCACCCAAGGCCGCCGCGAAGACCGAGCAGGTCGACGCCGACGGCCCGGCCAGCGCCCAGCCGCGTACCCCGGCCATGGCCCGGCAGGACCCGGCCGCCATCGCCTATTCGCCCAGCGGCGCCGCCGTCTACCAGCCGCACTGGATGACCCAGCTGCCGGTACTGGCCACCCGACTCGCCCTGCTCCTGCTGTTCGCCGCTTCGGTGCTCAAGCTTTCGGCGCAGAGCTACTCGCCGTTCCTCTACTTCCAGTTCTGA
- a CDS encoding alginate O-acetyltransferase AlgF: MNRLSIRTLKSSALALALGAASFGAFAGGEGALYGPQAPKGSTFVRAYNAGSSELSVSVGNATLNDISPLGSSDFKFLPPGNYTAKVGSQSLPVKLDPDAYYTLVSQPGGHPRLVPEPPFKNKQKALVRVQNLSGKALTLKTADGKTEVVSNVAPQSHGDREINPVKVNLALFDGAKKVSDLKPVTLERGEVVCLYVTGDSKLNPVWVKRPVKAD, encoded by the coding sequence ATGAACCGACTGAGCATTCGCACCCTGAAGTCGTCCGCCCTCGCCCTCGCCCTGGGCGCCGCATCCTTTGGCGCCTTCGCCGGCGGTGAAGGCGCGCTCTACGGCCCGCAGGCACCCAAGGGCTCCACCTTCGTGCGGGCTTACAACGCCGGCAGCTCCGAGCTGTCCGTCAGCGTCGGCAACGCCACCCTCAACGACATCTCGCCGCTGGGCTCCAGCGACTTCAAGTTCCTCCCGCCCGGCAACTACACCGCCAAGGTCGGCTCCCAGAGCCTGCCGGTGAAACTAGATCCGGACGCCTACTACACCCTCGTCAGCCAGCCTGGCGGCCACCCGCGACTGGTGCCCGAGCCGCCGTTCAAGAACAAGCAGAAGGCCCTGGTCCGCGTGCAGAACCTCAGCGGCAAGGCCCTCACCCTGAAGACCGCCGATGGCAAGACCGAAGTGGTCAGCAACGTCGCCCCGCAAAGCCACGGCGACCGCGAGATCAACCCGGTGAAGGTCAACCTCGCCCTGTTCGACGGCGCCAAGAAGGTCAGCGACCTCAAGCCCGTCACCCTCGAGCGCGGTGAAGTGGTCTGCCTCTACGTCACCGGCGACAGCAAGCTGAACCCGGTGTGGGTGAAGCGTCCGGTGAAGGCGGATTGA
- a CDS encoding alginate export family protein, producing MFGVGLSLAGTLFGSLAHGAEEPPKNFGLDIKVTAESEDDRDLGTAHGGDLNGIGLDLRPWAFGQWGNWSAYVMGQAVAATDTIQTDTLQNDDVNNDSSGRSDNKREPDDAYLALREFWVDYAGLTQYPGEHLRFGRQRLREDSGMWQDTNIEALNWTFDTTLLRAHLGAAQRFSDYRTDITDLAPDDKDRTHVFGDISTQWMPQHWVGLRVHHADDSGSLPDPGETVDSLDKRSTGDLTWVGIEANGDGYNWRSQMPINYWASATWLTGNRDRLTTVPVNGERVAAGKQSGDVDAYGADLGLRWNIDEQWRVGGAYARGSGGGKNGEDQFEQTGLESNRSNFTGTRARAHRFGEAFRGELSNLEAATLFGSWQLRDDYDASVIYNKFRRVDSDSDIGNSGITAPLVNDSKDIGQEVDLVVTKYFKQGLLPASMSQAIDEPSALIRFRGGVFKPGDAYGSHVDSTMHHAFVDVIWRF from the coding sequence ATGTTCGGCGTCGGCCTGAGCCTGGCCGGCACCCTGTTCGGCAGCCTCGCCCACGGGGCGGAAGAGCCACCGAAGAACTTCGGCCTCGACATCAAGGTCACCGCCGAATCCGAGGATGATCGCGACCTGGGCACCGCCCACGGCGGCGACCTCAACGGCATCGGCCTGGACCTGCGCCCCTGGGCCTTCGGCCAGTGGGGCAACTGGAGCGCCTATGTGATGGGCCAGGCAGTTGCCGCCACCGACACCATTCAGACCGACACCCTGCAGAACGACGACGTCAACAACGACAGCAGCGGTCGCAGCGACAACAAGCGCGAGCCCGACGACGCCTACCTCGCCCTGCGCGAATTCTGGGTGGACTATGCCGGCCTCACTCAGTACCCCGGCGAGCACCTGCGCTTCGGTCGCCAGCGCCTGCGCGAAGACAGCGGCATGTGGCAGGACACCAACATCGAGGCCCTGAACTGGACCTTCGATACTACCCTGCTGCGCGCCCACCTTGGCGCCGCCCAGCGCTTCTCCGACTACCGTACCGACATCACTGACCTGGCGCCGGACGACAAGGACCGCACCCACGTCTTCGGAGACATCTCCACGCAGTGGATGCCCCAGCACTGGGTCGGCCTGCGCGTGCACCACGCCGACGACAGCGGCAGCCTGCCGGACCCGGGTGAAACCGTCGACTCGCTGGACAAGCGCTCCACCGGCGACCTCACCTGGGTTGGCATCGAGGCCAACGGCGACGGCTACAACTGGCGCTCGCAGATGCCCATCAACTACTGGGCCAGCGCCACCTGGCTCACCGGTAACCGCGACCGCCTGACCACCGTCCCGGTAAACGGCGAGCGTGTCGCCGCCGGCAAGCAGAGCGGCGATGTGGATGCCTACGGCGCGGACCTGGGCCTGCGCTGGAACATCGACGAGCAGTGGCGCGTCGGTGGCGCCTACGCCCGTGGCAGCGGTGGCGGCAAGAACGGCGAAGACCAGTTCGAACAGACGGGCCTGGAGAGCAACCGCTCCAACTTCACCGGCACCCGAGCCCGCGCGCACCGCTTCGGCGAAGCCTTCCGCGGTGAGCTGTCGAACCTTGAGGCCGCCACGCTGTTCGGCTCCTGGCAGCTGCGCGACGACTATGACGCCAGCGTCATCTACAACAAGTTCCGCCGCGTGGACAGCGATTCGGACATCGGCAACAGCGGCATCACCGCGCCGCTTGTGAATGACTCCAAGGACATCGGCCAGGAAGTCGACCTGGTCGTCACCAAGTACTTCAAGCAGGGCCTGCTGCCAGCCTCGATGAGTCAGGCGATCGACGAGCCGTCGGCGCTGATCCGCTTCCGCGGCGGCGTGTTCAAGCCCGGCGACGCTTACGGCAGCCACGTCGACTCGACCATGCACCACGCCTTCGTCGATGTGATCTGGCGCTTCTGA
- a CDS encoding mannuronate-specific alginate lyase, whose protein sequence is MKTPVVARIGLTIAVLGALFGESTTYAADLMPPPGYFSAVGDKGSKKDADSCPTAPTPYTGSLQFTSKYKGSDSARATFNADADKEFRTQIKDITDMERGATKLITQYMRSGNKGDLDCAMNWLDSWAKAGALESTDFNHTGKSMRKWALGSLSSSYMRLKFSSSRPLAAYSEQSKEIENWFSTLGSQVVRDWSDLPLKKINNHSYWAAWSVMSTAVVTNRRDLFDWSVQEFKVAANQVDNDGYLPNELKRRQRALSYHNYSLPPLTMIAAFAQVNGVDLRQENNGALQRLANRVMQGVDDQDAFDEKTGNDQDMADLKENSKFAWLEPYCALYSCAPKTQDWKKKMEPFNSFRLGGEVTKVFNRQGAGS, encoded by the coding sequence ATCAAGACACCCGTTGTCGCCCGCATCGGCCTCACCATCGCGGTGCTCGGCGCGCTGTTCGGCGAAAGCACCACCTACGCCGCCGACCTGATGCCGCCGCCGGGCTACTTCTCCGCCGTCGGCGACAAGGGCAGCAAGAAGGACGCGGACAGTTGCCCCACCGCCCCGACGCCCTACACCGGCAGCCTGCAGTTCACCAGCAAGTACAAGGGTTCGGACTCGGCACGCGCCACCTTCAACGCGGATGCGGACAAGGAGTTCCGCACCCAGATCAAGGACATCACCGACATGGAGCGCGGCGCCACCAAGCTCATCACCCAGTACATGCGCAGCGGCAACAAGGGCGACCTGGACTGCGCGATGAACTGGCTCGACAGCTGGGCGAAGGCCGGCGCGCTGGAAAGCACCGACTTCAACCACACCGGCAAGTCCATGCGCAAATGGGCACTGGGCAGCCTGTCGTCGTCCTACATGCGCCTGAAGTTCTCCAGCAGCCGCCCGCTGGCGGCCTACTCCGAGCAATCGAAGGAGATCGAGAACTGGTTCAGCACCCTGGGCAGCCAGGTGGTGCGCGACTGGAGCGACCTGCCGCTGAAGAAGATCAACAACCACTCCTACTGGGCCGCCTGGTCGGTGATGTCCACCGCCGTGGTGACCAACCGCCGCGACCTGTTCGACTGGTCGGTGCAGGAATTCAAGGTCGCCGCCAACCAGGTGGACAACGACGGCTACCTGCCCAACGAACTCAAGCGCCGCCAGCGTGCGCTGTCGTACCACAACTACTCGCTGCCGCCGCTGACCATGATCGCCGCCTTCGCCCAGGTGAACGGCGTCGACCTGCGCCAGGAAAACAACGGCGCCCTGCAGCGCCTGGCCAACCGCGTGATGCAAGGCGTGGACGACCAGGACGCATTCGACGAGAAAACCGGCAACGACCAGGACATGGCCGACCTGAAGGAGAACAGCAAGTTCGCCTGGCTGGAACCCTACTGCGCGCTCTACAGCTGCGCGCCGAAAACCCAGGACTGGAAGAAGAAGATGGAGCCGTTCAACAGCTTCCGCCTGGGGGGTGAAGTGACCAAGGTTTTCAACCGTCAGGGGGCGGGGAGCTGA
- a CDS encoding alginate O-acetyltransferase has translation MQSTTQPKISKPLQYAYIAAFGGMLLGLAGWSLKAFPSFSAAEGTTVLNGKLAHAFEGHYDDEFPIKRLGTNLWAALDYTVFDEGRPGVVIGKDGWLFTDEEFKPAPTQQQLDDNWALVRGVQQELERRGVKLVLAIIPAKTRLYPEFVGKEQPAALHASLYTDFLQRARQAGMAAPELLGTLEKAKDNGQVFLRTDTHWTPLGAEAVAQRLGESIRQGQGADLPTQTFVTEAGKSGAHKGDLLTFLPLDPLFTDLLPPEDQLEQRQTHPADDATAASEGGGDLFGDSAQPQIALVGTSYSANPRWNFAGALKQALSADVINYAKEGKGPLEPMLELLQDEGFKKAPAKLLVWEFPERYLPMHSDLSQFNQDWLAQLRADGNRDERLASNQAAH, from the coding sequence ATGCAATCGACCACTCAACCCAAGATCAGCAAACCCCTGCAGTACGCCTACATCGCCGCTTTCGGCGGCATGCTGCTGGGCCTGGCCGGCTGGTCGCTGAAGGCCTTCCCCAGCTTCTCCGCCGCCGAAGGCACCACGGTGCTCAACGGCAAGCTGGCGCACGCCTTCGAAGGCCACTACGACGACGAATTCCCAATCAAGCGCCTGGGCACCAACCTCTGGGCCGCGCTGGACTACACCGTCTTCGACGAGGGCCGCCCCGGCGTGGTGATCGGCAAGGACGGCTGGCTGTTCACCGATGAAGAGTTCAAGCCCGCGCCGACCCAACAGCAGCTCGACGACAACTGGGCGCTGGTGCGCGGTGTGCAGCAGGAACTGGAGCGCCGCGGCGTGAAGCTGGTGCTGGCAATCATCCCGGCCAAGACCCGCCTCTACCCCGAGTTCGTCGGCAAGGAGCAACCCGCCGCCCTGCACGCCTCGCTCTACACCGACTTCCTGCAGCGCGCCCGCCAGGCCGGCATGGCCGCGCCCGAGCTGCTGGGGACGCTGGAGAAAGCCAAGGACAACGGCCAGGTGTTCCTGCGTACCGACACCCACTGGACCCCGCTGGGCGCCGAAGCCGTGGCCCAGCGCCTGGGTGAAAGCATCCGCCAGGGCCAGGGCGCCGACCTGCCGACCCAGACCTTCGTCACCGAGGCCGGCAAGAGCGGCGCGCACAAGGGCGACCTGCTCACCTTCCTGCCGCTGGACCCGCTGTTCACCGACCTGTTGCCGCCCGAAGACCAGCTGGAACAGCGCCAGACCCATCCGGCCGACGACGCCACGGCGGCATCCGAAGGTGGCGGCGACCTGTTCGGCGACAGCGCCCAGCCGCAGATCGCCCTGGTCGGCACCAGCTACAGCGCCAACCCGCGCTGGAACTTCGCTGGCGCGCTGAAGCAGGCGCTGTCGGCGGACGTCATCAACTACGCCAAGGAGGGCAAGGGCCCCCTGGAACCGATGCTCGAACTGCTGCAGGACGAAGGCTTCAAGAAAGCCCCGGCCAAGCTGCTGGTCTGGGAATTCCCCGAACGCTACCTGCCGATGCACAGCGACCTCAGCCAGTTCAACCAGGACTGGCTGGCGCAACTGCGTGCGGACGGTAACCGCGACGAACGCCTGGCTTCCAACCAGGCCGCTCACTGA
- the algK gene encoding alginate biosynthesis TPR repeat lipoprotein AlgK produces the protein MNRPVLRHAPHLALALAIAAAAGCAGLPDQRLAQEALERGDIATAQANFQALATMGYADAQVGLADMQAATGDPDEQARAEKLYREAAESSPRARARLGKWLAAKPGGSDAEHREAEQLLSRAFNEGEDSALVPLIVLYLQYPQAWPNVNPQQRIDQWRAQGLPQADLAQIILYRTQGTYDQHLTEVEQVCQRWLNRMDVCWMELATVYQKQGNADKQKAHIEALKAGWKAGRVPSERVESVAGVLADPNIGTADPQAAQALLTEIAPTYPAAWVSLAKLQYDNPDLGDLDQMLDYLKKAQDAAQPRAELLLGRLYYDGKWAPQEPQKAEQHLLKAAASEPQAHYYLGQIYRRGFLGQVYPQKAVDHLLIAARAGQASADMALAQLYSQGRGVRPNLVNAYVFGELAQRQQVPTASDLMAQLEPQIQPADRSAAQQLLKREEQARGANWQATVSLLQNNQEQENL, from the coding sequence ATGAATCGACCTGTCTTGCGACACGCCCCGCATTTGGCACTGGCACTGGCCATCGCCGCAGCCGCCGGTTGCGCCGGCCTGCCCGACCAGCGACTGGCCCAGGAAGCCCTGGAGCGCGGCGACATCGCCACCGCCCAGGCCAACTTCCAGGCCCTGGCGACCATGGGTTACGCCGACGCACAGGTCGGACTGGCCGACATGCAGGCCGCCACCGGCGACCCCGACGAGCAGGCCCGCGCCGAGAAGCTCTACCGCGAAGCCGCCGAGAGCTCGCCGCGCGCCCGCGCCCGCCTGGGCAAATGGCTGGCGGCCAAGCCCGGCGGCAGCGACGCCGAGCACCGCGAAGCCGAGCAGTTGCTGAGCCGCGCCTTCAACGAAGGCGAGGACAGCGCGCTGGTGCCGCTGATCGTCCTCTACCTGCAATACCCGCAGGCCTGGCCGAACGTGAACCCGCAGCAGCGCATCGACCAGTGGCGCGCCCAGGGACTGCCGCAGGCCGATCTGGCGCAGATCATCCTGTACCGCACCCAGGGCACCTACGACCAACACCTCACCGAAGTCGAGCAGGTCTGCCAGCGCTGGCTGAACCGCATGGACGTGTGCTGGATGGAACTGGCCACCGTGTACCAGAAGCAGGGCAACGCGGATAAGCAGAAGGCCCACATCGAAGCACTCAAGGCAGGCTGGAAGGCCGGCCGCGTGCCGTCCGAGCGCGTCGAATCGGTGGCCGGCGTACTGGCCGATCCGAACATCGGCACCGCCGACCCGCAGGCTGCGCAGGCGCTGCTCACCGAGATCGCGCCGACCTACCCGGCCGCCTGGGTCAGCCTGGCCAAGCTGCAGTACGACAACCCAGACCTGGGCGATCTGGACCAGATGCTCGACTACCTGAAGAAAGCCCAGGACGCCGCCCAACCCCGCGCCGAGCTGCTGCTCGGGCGCCTCTATTACGACGGCAAGTGGGCCCCGCAGGAACCACAGAAAGCCGAGCAGCACCTGCTCAAGGCCGCCGCCAGCGAACCCCAGGCGCACTACTACCTGGGCCAGATCTACCGCCGCGGCTTCCTCGGCCAGGTCTACCCGCAGAAGGCCGTGGACCACCTGCTGATCGCCGCCCGCGCCGGCCAGGCCAGCGCCGACATGGCCCTCGCCCAGCTGTATTCGCAGGGCCGTGGCGTGCGCCCGAACTTGGTCAACGCCTACGTCTTCGGCGAACTCGCCCAGCGCCAGCAGGTACCCACCGCCAGCGACCTGATGGCGCAGCTCGAACCGCAGATCCAGCCGGCCGACCGCAGCGCCGCGCAGCAACTGCTCAAGCGTGAAGAACAGGCTCGCGGCGCCAACTGGCAAGCCACCGTCAGCCTTCTGCAGAACAACCAGGAACAAGAAAACCTATGA